One Mycolicibacterium sp. TUM20985 genomic window, ACTCGCCGCGTGGTGTAGATCTTTGATTGGAACGTGTTCTAGTTTCTCCCGCTGAGAGGGCTGATGCATGGCGTTGCGAGTAGTGCAATGGGCGACCGGCGGGGTCGGCATCGCCGCGATCAAGGGAGTGCTCGAACACCCCGATCTCGAGTTGGTCGGCTGCTGGGTGCATTCCGAGGCCAAGAACGGCAAGGACGTCGGCGAGATCATCGGCGGGGAGCCGATCGGTGTACTCGCCACCAACGACGTCGACGCGATCCTCGGCCTCGACGCGGACGCCGTCGTCTACTCACCGTTGATGCCCAATCCGGACGAGGTCGCCGCCCTGTTGCGGTCCGGCAAGAACGTCGTGTCCCCCGTCGGCTGGTTCTATCCCGGCGAACGGGAGGCGGCCCCGCTGCGTGCCGCGGCGGTCGAGGGCGGCGTGACGCTGCACGGGACGGGTATCGCCCCCGGCGGCATCAGTGAGAAGTTCCCGCTGCTGTTCTCCATCATGTCGACCGGGGTGACCTTCGTTCGCGCCGAGGAATTCTCGGACCTCCGCACCTACGACGCGCCAGACGTACTCCGCTACGTGATGGGTTTCGGCGACACACCGGAGAGGGCCCTGACCGGCCCCATGCAGAAACTGCTCGATGGCGGCTTCATGCAGTCGGTGCGGATGTGCGTCGACGAGATGGGCTTCGCCGCCGACCCGAAGATCCGCGCCACCCAGGAGATCGCGGTGGCGACCGCACCCATCGATTCGCCGATGGGCGCGATCGCACCGGGGCAGGTGGCTGCCCGGAAGTTCCACTGGGAGGCCATCGTCGGCGAGGAGGTCGTCGTCCGCGTCACCGTCAACTGGTTCATGGGACAGGAAAACCTTGATCCGGCTTGGACTTTCGGCCCTGCGGGTGAGCGCTACGAGATGGAGGTGAAGGGTAATCCCGACTTCACCGTCACCGTCAAGGGCTTCCAGCCCGACAGCGTCGAAGAGGGACTGGAGAGCAACAACGGCATCGTTGCGACTGCTGCACACTGCGTGAACTCGATCCCGGCGGTGTGTGCGGCCGCCCCCGGTATCGCGACCTACCTCGACCTGCCGCTGATCAGTGGCAAGGCGGCGCCGCACCTCCGCTGATCGAGGGTGACGGGTCCTGGGACCGGCCGGCGGTGCAACGCAACGGGGGCCGCCCACGCGTGGTTCACGTGGGCGGCCCGAGGCAGGTGGGTCAGCAGTAGTAATAGTCCGTGGTTCCGTCGTATGCCAGGTCCCAGCACACGTCGGCGTTGGCGGTTCCGGCGACTCCGACTGCGGCGGCGCCCAAACCGGCGGCCACGACGGCTGCGCTGGCGGCGGTGACGACGAGGGTGTGGATGCGGTTCATCATGTGGATCACTCCTGGGTGGTGGTTGCGGTGACACCCATAGAGTCGCGCCTGGTTCTTGGTGCATTCTTGGCGCATTCTTGGCGCACGAAGAGAGCGGAGCGCGAGACGCCCGTCGGCAAGATCCGCTACGGCTGGACCAGGATCCTGATCGGATCACCCTCGGCGGTCTCGAGCATCTCGATGCCCCTGGCGACGTCCTCGAGCGGCACGATGTCGCTGATCGAACGCGACAGGTCGAGGCGACCTCGCGACACGAGGGTGGCCAGCGTCCCGATGTCGGCGTTCTGGTAGCCGAGGTGGCCGAGGACCTGACGCTTGAAGAGGTTGAAGATGGAGGTCGGTCCGATGGTGGGGGCGTCGGCGCTCATCCCGATGCCGACCAGCCGACCGCCGACCGTCAGGCTGTTCAGGGCCTGTTCGAACGTGGACTTCAGGCCGACCGCGTCGAACGCGACGTCGAGGTTGCGCCCGCCGGTGGCGTCGGCGATCTTGGCGGCGAGGTCGGCGTCGCGCGCGTCGAAGGCGTAGTCGGCGCCCACGGCCAGCGCCCGGTCCAGGATGGCGGGCTTGACGTCGACGGCGATGATCGGGGCGGCCCCGACTAGGCGGGCCAGCTGCACCACGTGGGTGCCGAGGCCGCCGACGCCCCACACCCCGACGGACTCGCCGATGCCGACGTCGGCCGTGCGCACCACCGCGCCGAAGGGCGTCGACACCGCGTCGGCGAGGATGGCCGCCTGCTCCAACGGCACGTTGTCCGGAATCCTGGTCAGCCCGAACGCCTGTGCCACGGTGTATTCGGCCCAGGCACCGTCATAGGCGAAGGCCATCAGGCGGATGTGCAGACAGTTCGACACGTCACCGCGCCGGCAGTTCGCGCACTCCAGACACGGCCGACCGGCGGCCACCACCACCCGGTCACCCTCCGCCCAGCCCGTCACGCCGGGCCCCAGCTTGGCGATGGTGCCCGACGCCTCGTGGCCCTGCGTCACCACCGGAAGCTGAGAGGGGAAGGTGCCGTTGATCAGGCTCAGGTCCGAGTGGCAGATACCGCAGAACGCGACCTTGACCAGGACCTCGCCCTGACCGAGCTCGGGGATCGGAACATCCTCGACCGCAATCGTCCTGGAGTCGGCGTGGAAGCGCTGCGCCCTCATCGTCTCGGCCATCGAAAGTCCTTCCTCGCGTGTCGCGGTACCGAGGGGTACCATCTTCATCATGGCGCAGCCGATGGTGGTCGAGCAATCACGGGCCATCCCCGTGTCCCTGGAGGCCGCCTTCGACGGCACCGTCCCGATTCCCCTGCCCACCCTCTTCAGCCGCTGGTACGGACCGATCCCGCCGATCAAGGCGGTGCGGGATCAGACCGGGGACTGGGACGCGGTCGGCAAGACCCGCACCGTGGTGCTGACCGGTGGCGGCAGCATGCGTGAGCAGCTGACGACCTACGACCCGCCCACGTCGTTCGGCTACGCGCTGACCGACGTGCGGGGACCGTTGGCGCCGCTGGTCGATCACGTCGACGGACTGTGGGCGTTCACGCAGGTAGGCACGGGCACCAAGGTCACGTGGCGTTGGACGATCTACCCGCGTTCCGGGTTGGCGGCTCCGCTGCTCCCAGTGTTCGGCAAGCTATGGCGCGGCTACGCCCGCCAGTCCCTCGAGGAGCTGTCGAACCGGCTCCTTCACGGGATCCGGTAGAAGGGGTTCGGCAGCAGGTAGGTCTGCATTGCCGAACCGCCTTCGAGGTCGGACGGCTGGTCGCCGAGGTTCGCAATGATGGCGTACCCCTGCGCCTCCAGTTCCGCACGCCGGGGTGCCTTGAAGTCAGCCGCTGAATCGAAGTGTGCGCCAACGGGTTCCATGATGAGCTGACGGTAGCCCGTGTACCCGACGTCGGTTAGGTTGCGCTCGGTGGCAGCCCGCTGCGACTCGTCGCGGCCCGTGATGAAGAAGACCGCGGCGCCGCTGTCCCTGGCGGCGCTGAACACGTCCAACGTCGGGGGGATGACCGTCGACCGCGCGGCGAGATCCCATGCCCGCCAGCCGCACGGCCCGGCGGGAAGCGTGACGCACGGACCGTCGATCACGCGTCCGAAGTCGTTGGCGCGGATCGCTTCCCAGTTCGAGAGCGCCGTCTCGTCGATGTCGAAGACGACGGCGGGCCGGTCGACGCGCGGCGCCTCCTCGACGATCCAGGTGACCGCAGGCGCGGTGGCGATCCGTAGATCCGTCAGGTAGGCGCCGCCGTCGAAGTAGTCGATGGCCTGGAACTTCAGGTCGCCGATGTTCGGTGGCTGCACCGGTGCGGGAACGATTGGCACGGGCGGGGCGGGGGGTTCGGCGAACGCCGCGGGCGGCGCGCACACCAGCAGGGCGGCGGTGCAGAGCGAGGCCAGCGCGGAGCGTCCGATCACGTCGTGAACCCTACGGTGGCACACTCGGGTGCCGTGACGAAACGTGGACTGGTTCTGGCCGGTGGGGGACTCGCAGGCATCGCGTGGGAGACGGGCATCCTGCGCGGCATCGCGGACGAGGCGCCCGACGCCGCCCGTGCGCTGCTGGACGCCGACGTGCTGCTCGGCACGTCGGCCGGTTCGACGGTGGCCGCGCAGATCGGCAGCGGTACCGACCTCGACGCGCTCTTCGCCGCGCAGATCGCCCCCGACACCCACGAGATCGACCCCGGAAAGAGCATCGACGACATCACCGAACTGTTCCTGACGGCGGTCCTGACACCGGGTCTCACGACGCAGGACAAGCTGCGGCACATCGGCGCCATCGCCGTGGCCACCGAGACGGTCGCCGAAGCGGTGCGCCGTGCCGTCATTGGTCATCGGCTGCCCTCGCGCGAGTGGCCCGAGCGGATACTTCGGGTGACGGCCATCGACGTCGACACCGGCGAATCATTGGTCATCGACCGCGGTTCGGGCATCGCCATGGTCGACGCCGTGGCGGCCAGCTGCGCGGTACCCGGAGCCTGGCCGCCAGTGACCGTCGGCGACCGGCGCCTCATGGACGGCGGTGTCGGTAGCAGCGTGAACATGTCGGCGGCGTCGGACTGCGATGCCGTCGTCGTACTGGTGCCGTCGAGCGCGACGACGCCGTCACCGTTCGGCAGTGGCGCGCCGGACGAGATCGCCGCCTTTCCCGGCGAGGCCCTGGCCGTCTTCGCCGACGACGAGGCGATCAGCGCGTTCGGCCCGAACCCCCTCGACCCGGCGTGCCGGATCCCGTCGGCGAATGCTGGTCGCGCACAGGGACGTCGGGAGGCTGCCCGGATCGCCCGCTTCCTAGGCGTGTGAGGTGCGCGGCACCAGCGTGTCGAGTGCGGCGGCGGCCAGTTCCTGGCCGATGTCGATGACCACTTCGGCGCGATGGAATTCCAGGCTCCTGGCCGCGGTGCGGGGCACCTCGATGAGGAGGTCCGGCGGATGCGCCGCGAGAGTGTGGCGCATCAGGGCGGACTGCGCGATGTCGATGGCGCGGTTCAATACCTCGAAGCCGCCAAGCTTGGGCACCGACGATTCGGTGTGATCGTCGTGGTCGTCGGTCTCCACGCCGTCGTTGGCGAAGCGGCTGAGCACCGTCTTGGCCGCGGGGGTGTCCAGCAGCATGCGGGCAGTGCTCGTGTCGAGCAAAGCTGTTGTGCTGCGCCACATTCGGTTGAGGAGCTCGGTCGTCTGCCCCGGCTCGGCCGCGATCCGGGCGCGGTTCGGGTCGTCACCGTTCAGGCTCACGGCGATGATGAGGTCGGCGTTGACCGCGGCGAGCGGAGCCATCGGCAGCGGATCCAGGATCCCGCCGTCGGCGAGCAGCCGGCCGTCGAGAACGTAGGGCTTGATGACACCGGGGATCGCGATCGATGCGCGGATCGCGGCATCGAGCTGGCCGCGCTGCAGCCATACCGATTTGCCAGCGATCAGGTCGGTGCTCACCGCCGTGTACGGGATCGGCAGATCCTCGATGAGGGCTGCGCCCAGGATGTCCCGGACCGCGTCGAGGATCTTCTCCGCGCGCAGCACGCCCGCGGACGTCAGTGAGGGGTCGAGCAGACGCAAGACCGCCCGTTGCGTCAGCGAGGTTGCCCAGGCGGTGTATTCGTCGAGCTTGCCCGCCGCCTCCAGCCCACCGACGAGCGCTCCCATGGACGACCCGGAGATGCCAACGATCTCGTGTCCGCGGTCGTGCAGCTCGTTGATGACCCCGATGTGCGCGTAGCCCCGCGCGCCACCACTACCGAGACACAGCGCCACTCGCATGAACTCATCATCGTCTGATTGAGTCGGTACCGAAGCGGCAACTCTGGTCGACATGTTGGGAAAACTTCGTTCGGTCGTCCTCGACACCCGGGAGCCACGCCGACTGGCGGACTTCTACGCTGACCTGCTCGGGGGCGACGTCGCCTCGGAGGACGACGATTCGTGGGTGGTGCTCACCGAGCCGACAGGCAGCCGACTGGCGTTTCAGCTGTCACCGGAGCACCAGCCGCCGCAGTTCCCCGATCCGCGTGGATCACAGCAATTCCATGTGGACGTCGAGGTGGACGATATCGACGACGCGGAGCCAAAGGTCTTGGCGATGGGCGCAACCCGGGTTACCGACGCGGTCGTCGAAGGCGAGTTCCGTGTGTACCGAGACCCGGCAGGTCATCCGTTCTGCCTGGTATGGACCAACTAGGGTTAGCAGCCCACCCTGGCGAAGAAGGCGCCGGCGACGAGGGCGACGATCATCGCCACCTGCCACTGGCCGCTGGAGAGCGCGACGACGACGCCCATGATGGCGCCGACCGCGATGATGAACAGGAGAATGCCCAGCATCAAGCGCATGCCGTTGATCGAGCCGTGGGCCGCAGTCGGCATGGCCGTCCGCGGCTGACTCAATTCGGCGTTGTCTCGACCGATCATTGACCCTCCAAGGTGATGAGGGACACATAGTACCTAACTTTGTGATCTAAACCACAACATGTAGACGCGCTAATTGTTTGTGCGCCACAAGGTTCGAGGTTTGCAATCGGCCAGCCTCGTTGCATTGACACCCACCGACGACGGCGACTGGGAGATCGGCCCGGTCCCCTGCCGACGTTCCGTCCCCGAAGGTCATTCGCGCCGTTCGCAAGTGGGCAGCCGACGGGATCGTCCCTGCGACCAGCCGGGTTTTCGGCGCGTTCGACGAAGCGCTCGCTCGCGCCCGACGTTGGATTGCCGAGTCGGAGAGCCCGCCCGGCGGTGTTTCCGACACCCGTGATTAAAAGCGCGTCAGCCGCACAGATCGTCCGCGGCGGCCTCCGCGGCGACGATGACCGCCGACTGCCGTGCGGGGCTCAGCCGTGACCAGGGCGCGTCGAACGTGCCGGGCCCGGAGGCGTCGGACTTCTGCACACTCTCCAAGTACGGCTCGAACTGCGTCTTCTGGTCGCCGCCGCGCTCCTGCATCCACACCTTCGCAGCGTGGCAGGCCTGGAAGTACTCGTCCTCGGTCGATTCCGCAGGGGTGCCGACCGCCGTGGTGACACCGTTCGGGGATACCCCGACGGCGCCCGGTTGCGCCGTGTGGGTCTGCAGGGTCGTCGTGGTCGGCGTCACCACGCTGGACGCCGACGACGAGGGAGGAGCCGCGCCGTCGGATCCGGAGGAGCAGCCGGCCAGGAGGGCTGCCACGGCGGCTGCGGTGACGATCGGGTAGCTGCGCATGCCGCCAATCTATGCAACACTCGCCACTGTGTTGGAGCGGACCATCTATCGGGAGTGTTGTCGGGCTTGATGCCCGCCCCCTGATCGATCCCTCATCTAGGTTGCCCTGGAGTCCGTTCACATGTCCCTCGCACTTCCCTCCGTCGTCGCACCCACCCAACTCCGCGTTGCCGACCTGCTGCAGGCCACCGACGTCGCCGCCGATCACGTGCTATCTGGTCGCTACGACCACGTGCTGCCCGCCGGCGGCCCACCCTCCGATGAACGCTGGTACACCCGGTTGCACGGCGACGACGAGCTCGACGTCTGGCTCATCAGCTGGGTGCCCGAGCGGTCCACCGAACTGCACGATCACGGCGGATCACTGGGTGCGCTCACCGTTGTATCGGGCGCCCTGATCGAAACCCGTTGGGACGGTGGGGCGTTGCGTGAACGTAGGCTCGCGGCTGGTGATCAGGCCGGCTTCCCGCTCGGCTGGGTCCACGACGTGGTGTGGGCGCCGTCGAAGCCCGTGTGCGGGCACGCGCCTACCCTGAGTGTGCATGCGTACTCGCCGCCGTTGACCGCGATGTCGTACTACGAGGTCACCGAACGAAACACGCTGCGCCGTGACCGGACCGAGCTGACCGACAAGCCCGAGGGGGACTGATGGCAAGCCGCATCGACGCCGCCCTCGAGTCCGCGCGCGCCAAGTTGACGCGGATCGAGGCCGGTGACGTACCCGCCGCACTGGCCCGGGGAGCGCTGCTCGTCGACATCCGCCCCGCCGCGCAGCGGGCCGCCGAGGGCGAGGTCGACAGCGCGCTGGTGATCGAACGCAATGTTCTTGAATGGCGTCTCGACCCCACCAGCGACGCCCGGCTGCCGCAGGCCGACGACGACGTGGAGTGGTTGGTCCTCTGCTCCGAGGGCTACACCTCGAGCCTGGCCGCGGCGGCGCTCGTCGATCTGGGCCTGCACAAGGCCACCGACGTGGTCGGCGGTTATCAGGCCCTGCGCTCGACGGGAGTGCTCGACCGCCTACTCGTCGGAACGCAGCAGCGGCCGTAGCTTCTCTGTCTTCGCGGGTGTCCAACCGGGGGGCTGCATGATCGCCGCCCACGCATTCGCCACGTCCCGCACGTACACGTGGCCGTGGCCATCGGGGACGTCGACGGCGACCGCCATGTCGGCCGACACCTGCAGGAAGGTCACGACCGGAATCCACTCCATCTCCGGCGATACGTCATAGCCGCGGGGTTCGCGCAGCCAGTCCGGTTTGGCGAACAACAGATCGGGATTCCACCACGCGATCGGATCGGAGGCGTGCTGCAGATACACCACCCGCGGCTCCCCCCAGGGGTCGGCCGGTCGGCCGAGATCGTCTGCCTTGGCGGCGAACCGGACGTTCTCACCCTTGTCGTAGATGGGCAGCCACTCGGGTGAACCTGCGTCGCGGTTGCGGGTGAGTTCGGTCCAGATCGTGTTGTTGAAGGTCGGACCGGAGAACAGCGCGCCGTCGGTCCTGGCGATGAGGTTGTTGAGGGACAGGAACGGCGCCTCGCCACCGAAGGACCCCAGACTCTCGCCGAACACCACCAGCTTCGGACGCCTGGCCTCGGGCATCGTGCGGACCAGCGAGTCGACCGCTTCGAAGAGGGCCTGGCTGGCTTGGCGGGCGTTCTCCTTGTCGACCAGGAACGACAACCAACTCGGAAGGAACGAGTACTGCATCGACACGATCGACGTGTTGCCGTTGTACATGTATTCGAGTGACGACGCCTCGGCCTCGTTGATCCAGCCGGTCCCCGTCGTGTTGGCCACCGCGACCACCGCGCGGTCGAGACCCCCGGTGCGCAACAACTCTCGGGCGGCGAGCTCGGCGGTCGCCTTGAAGCCGTTGGCGGAGTTCAACCCCGCGTAGGCGCGGATCGGCTCGGTCGCGGGGGCGCCGTTGAACGTCGTCAGGTCGTCCACCGACGGACCGCCGGCGATGAAGACGCGACCCTGGTGGCCGAGCGACGACCAGGTGACCAGCGATTCGGGACCAC contains:
- a CDS encoding NAD(P)H-dependent amine dehydrogenase family protein, whose protein sequence is MALRVVQWATGGVGIAAIKGVLEHPDLELVGCWVHSEAKNGKDVGEIIGGEPIGVLATNDVDAILGLDADAVVYSPLMPNPDEVAALLRSGKNVVSPVGWFYPGEREAAPLRAAAVEGGVTLHGTGIAPGGISEKFPLLFSIMSTGVTFVRAEEFSDLRTYDAPDVLRYVMGFGDTPERALTGPMQKLLDGGFMQSVRMCVDEMGFAADPKIRATQEIAVATAPIDSPMGAIAPGQVAARKFHWEAIVGEEVVVRVTVNWFMGQENLDPAWTFGPAGERYEMEVKGNPDFTVTVKGFQPDSVEEGLESNNGIVATAAHCVNSIPAVCAAAPGIATYLDLPLISGKAAPHLR
- a CDS encoding zinc-binding dehydrogenase, producing MAETMRAQRFHADSRTIAVEDVPIPELGQGEVLVKVAFCGICHSDLSLINGTFPSQLPVVTQGHEASGTIAKLGPGVTGWAEGDRVVVAAGRPCLECANCRRGDVSNCLHIRLMAFAYDGAWAEYTVAQAFGLTRIPDNVPLEQAAILADAVSTPFGAVVRTADVGIGESVGVWGVGGLGTHVVQLARLVGAAPIIAVDVKPAILDRALAVGADYAFDARDADLAAKIADATGGRNLDVAFDAVGLKSTFEQALNSLTVGGRLVGIGMSADAPTIGPTSIFNLFKRQVLGHLGYQNADIGTLATLVSRGRLDLSRSISDIVPLEDVARGIEMLETAEGDPIRILVQP
- a CDS encoding SRPBCC family protein; the protein is MAQPMVVEQSRAIPVSLEAAFDGTVPIPLPTLFSRWYGPIPPIKAVRDQTGDWDAVGKTRTVVLTGGGSMREQLTTYDPPTSFGYALTDVRGPLAPLVDHVDGLWAFTQVGTGTKVTWRWTIYPRSGLAAPLLPVFGKLWRGYARQSLEELSNRLLHGIR
- a CDS encoding HAD family acid phosphatase produces the protein MIGRSALASLCTAALLVCAPPAAFAEPPAPPVPIVPAPVQPPNIGDLKFQAIDYFDGGAYLTDLRIATAPAVTWIVEEAPRVDRPAVVFDIDETALSNWEAIRANDFGRVIDGPCVTLPAGPCGWRAWDLAARSTVIPPTLDVFSAARDSGAAVFFITGRDESQRAATERNLTDVGYTGYRQLIMEPVGAHFDSAADFKAPRRAELEAQGYAIIANLGDQPSDLEGGSAMQTYLLPNPFYRIP
- a CDS encoding patatin-like phospholipase family protein → MTKRGLVLAGGGLAGIAWETGILRGIADEAPDAARALLDADVLLGTSAGSTVAAQIGSGTDLDALFAAQIAPDTHEIDPGKSIDDITELFLTAVLTPGLTTQDKLRHIGAIAVATETVAEAVRRAVIGHRLPSREWPERILRVTAIDVDTGESLVIDRGSGIAMVDAVAASCAVPGAWPPVTVGDRRLMDGGVGSSVNMSAASDCDAVVVLVPSSATTPSPFGSGAPDEIAAFPGEALAVFADDEAISAFGPNPLDPACRIPSANAGRAQGRREAARIARFLGV
- a CDS encoding patatin-like phospholipase family protein, which gives rise to MRVALCLGSGGARGYAHIGVINELHDRGHEIVGISGSSMGALVGGLEAAGKLDEYTAWATSLTQRAVLRLLDPSLTSAGVLRAEKILDAVRDILGAALIEDLPIPYTAVSTDLIAGKSVWLQRGQLDAAIRASIAIPGVIKPYVLDGRLLADGGILDPLPMAPLAAVNADLIIAVSLNGDDPNRARIAAEPGQTTELLNRMWRSTTALLDTSTARMLLDTPAAKTVLSRFANDGVETDDHDDHTESSVPKLGGFEVLNRAIDIAQSALMRHTLAAHPPDLLIEVPRTAARSLEFHRAEVVIDIGQELAAAALDTLVPRTSHA
- a CDS encoding VOC family protein, producing the protein MLGKLRSVVLDTREPRRLADFYADLLGGDVASEDDDSWVVLTEPTGSRLAFQLSPEHQPPQFPDPRGSQQFHVDVEVDDIDDAEPKVLAMGATRVTDAVVEGEFRVYRDPAGHPFCLVWTN
- a CDS encoding lipoprotein LpqV, which gives rise to MRSYPIVTAAAVAALLAGCSSGSDGAAPPSSSASSVVTPTTTTLQTHTAQPGAVGVSPNGVTTAVGTPAESTEDEYFQACHAAKVWMQERGGDQKTQFEPYLESVQKSDASGPGTFDAPWSRLSPARQSAVIVAAEAAADDLCG
- a CDS encoding cysteine dioxygenase, with the protein product MSLALPSVVAPTQLRVADLLQATDVAADHVLSGRYDHVLPAGGPPSDERWYTRLHGDDELDVWLISWVPERSTELHDHGGSLGALTVVSGALIETRWDGGALRERRLAAGDQAGFPLGWVHDVVWAPSKPVCGHAPTLSVHAYSPPLTAMSYYEVTERNTLRRDRTELTDKPEGD
- a CDS encoding rhodanese-like domain-containing protein, which translates into the protein MASRIDAALESARAKLTRIEAGDVPAALARGALLVDIRPAAQRAAEGEVDSALVIERNVLEWRLDPTSDARLPQADDDVEWLVLCSEGYTSSLAAAALVDLGLHKATDVVGGYQALRSTGVLDRLLVGTQQRP
- a CDS encoding alpha/beta hydrolase, which gives rise to MTDTETKVGEPEPAAAPDAAPPPAKPDWWLRHYTFFGTALGLVFVWLSLTPSLLPRGPLFQGLVSGAAGAIGYGIGVFSVWLVRYMRSKDSTPPAPRWAWISLVVVGVIGQTLAIISFHVWQDDVRDFMGVPRLDFWDHPLTAVLAIVFLFVFVELGQLVGKLVRFLVRQLNRVAPPRVSAVVVVTLLLVLSIALLNGIVVRALMSTLNNTFESVNNEEDPDFAAPSTTLRSGGPESLVTWSSLGHQGRVFIAGGPSVDDLTTFNGAPATEPIRAYAGLNSANGFKATAELAARELLRTGGLDRAVVAVANTTGTGWINEAEASSLEYMYNGNTSIVSMQYSFLPSWLSFLVDKENARQASQALFEAVDSLVRTMPEARRPKLVVFGESLGSFGGEAPFLSLNNLIARTDGALFSGPTFNNTIWTELTRNRDAGSPEWLPIYDKGENVRFAAKADDLGRPADPWGEPRVVYLQHASDPIAWWNPDLLFAKPDWLREPRGYDVSPEMEWIPVVTFLQVSADMAVAVDVPDGHGHVYVRDVANAWAAIMQPPGWTPAKTEKLRPLLRSDE